One genomic region from Fodinibius saliphilus encodes:
- the rplV gene encoding 50S ribosomal protein L22 has product MAEEKLEARAIQKHLRRSARKVRLVLDAVRGDKVHKALKKLEFTRKGAAEDVAKVVKSAAANIRDKFQEERLDNQDIYIKEIYADEGATLKRIQPRAMGRANQIRKRTCHVTVVVAKKEEELV; this is encoded by the coding sequence ATGGCAGAAGAAAAGTTAGAAGCACGAGCAATACAAAAGCATCTTCGCAGATCAGCACGTAAGGTACGTCTTGTACTGGATGCTGTTCGGGGAGACAAAGTACATAAAGCGCTGAAGAAGCTTGAGTTTACGCGTAAAGGTGCTGCTGAGGATGTTGCAAAAGTAGTTAAATCAGCCGCTGCAAATATTCGTGATAAATTTCAGGAAGAGCGGTTAGATAACCAAGACATTTACATAAAGGAAATTTATGCTGATGAAGGCGCAACACTGAAACGTATTCAGCCCCGAGCTATGGGTCGTGCGAATCAGATACGCAAGCGTACTTGCCACGTTACAGTAGTTGTGGCAAAGAAAGAAGAAGAATTAGTTTAA
- the rpsS gene encoding 30S ribosomal protein S19 codes for MPRSLRKGPYVYYKLQRKIDAMNESGKKNVIKTWSRSSMVTPDFLGLTLAVHNGKQFIPVFITEEMVGHKLGEFAPTRTFRGHPEKSKTREAPRKPGM; via the coding sequence ATGCCAAGATCGCTTAGAAAAGGACCTTACGTATACTACAAGCTACAACGTAAGATCGACGCAATGAATGAAAGCGGTAAAAAGAACGTGATCAAGACATGGTCTCGTAGCTCGATGGTTACGCCAGACTTTCTTGGGTTAACGTTAGCCGTTCATAATGGGAAACAATTTATTCCCGTTTTCATTACTGAAGAAATGGTTGGTCACAAGTTGGGTGAATTTGCTCCAACAAGAACGTTCCGTGGCCATCCCGAGAAGTCGAAAACACGAGAAGCACCGAGAAAACCAGGAATGTAA